The genomic interval GGCGCCATTCCTGGGCGCAGAGCAGACGCTCATTGTCCGTGACCGCGATCTGCAACACGCCCTCGGCGGCGTTAAGAATCAGCTCCAGGCCCGTGGAATGCGCGTCCATATGCCCTCCCGCGCGGTTCAGCTCTTGAGCAGCCGCCAGACGTCGTTGAACGTGGCCAGCAGCATCAGGCCGATGAGCAGAGCCAGACCCACACGCATGGCGTATTCCTGCACTTTGCGGTTCACGGGCCGCCGGAAGAGAATTTCCAGCAGGCAGAAGACCACCTGCCCGCCGTCCAGAATGGGGATGGGCAGCAGGTTCAGAATGCCCAGGTTGACGCTGATCAGCGCCGTGAGCGCCAGCAGACCCGCCAGGCCCTGGTGGGCCTGTTCGCCCACCATCTGGGCGATCATGATCGGGCCGCCCACCTGATCCAAGGGCACCACCCGTTCGGCCAGTTTGACGAAACTCTGCCAGGTCAGGGAGACCATCCGCCAGGTCTGGTCCGCGCCCGCCGAGGCCGCGTTCCAGAAGCTTTCCGGATGGGTCGCCACACTGCCCGCCGCCCGCACGCCGATGAGCCAGGCCGTCTCGTTTTCGCCGAAAATGGTTTTACGCGTGGCGCGTTCCGCCGTCAGCTCCAGAGCCAGCCTATCGTTTGCCGTCAAATCCTGGCCGCGCCGGTCGTCGGCGTCGGGAGGGGTCTGCACGGCAGCACCGGGAGCGACGCGCTCCACTTCCAGACGCATGGGTCTGCCGTCGCTGCGGGCGATGGCGTCGGACATGGCTTCCCAGCTTTCTACGGTCTGGCCGTTAACGCTCAGGATGCGGTCGCCGGGCCGCAGACCGGCCCTGGCCGCCGGACTGTTTTCAGTCACCGCGCCCACCTGGGGCAGCAGGACCGGCGTGCCCCAGCCGAAGGCCAGACCCCAGCAGAGCAGCCAGGCCAGCACAATATTGGCCGTGGGCCCGGCGGCCACCACCAGCAGGCGCTGCCAGGCCGGACGCAGGGCAAAGCTTTCCTCTTTGCTGAAGCCCTCGGGGATGTCGGCCTCGTCGCTTTCGCCCACCAGTGCCACATAGCCGCCCAACGGCACCAGGGACAGAGCGTATTCGGTCTTGCCCCGCTTGTATTTGAGGATTTTGGGGCCGAAGCCCAGGGAAAAGGTGGATACGCCCATGCCCAAGGCGCGGGCCACGGCAAAGTGTCCCAGCTCATGGAAAAAGATCAGGCCGCCCAGGACAATGATTACGGCAATAATGGTCGTCAGCACTCATGTTCTCCGATCAGCCGCGGGCCAGTTCACGGACCAGCGCGCGGCTGTGATGGTCGAGGCGCTCGATGCGCTCCACCAAGATATGCACTTCACGTTCAAGGGCAAGGGGATCAGCCGCGTCCGCCGGCGTGCTCAGGGGCGGGCAGAGGGGGCTGCGTCCCGGCGCGGTGGCCTCATGGGCCTCCAGAGCCGCGCCGATGAGCCGGGGAATGTCCGCGAACGCGCAATGCCCTTGCAGGAAAAGTTCCACAGCGGCTTCGTTGGCCGCGTTCATCACCACGCACAGCCCGCCCCGCCGGGCCAGGGCCGTGCGGGCCAGAGCGAGACAGGGAAAGGCCTCCAGATCTGGCTCATGGAAGGAAAGCGGCCCGGCGGCTACCAGATCCAGCGGCGGCACGCCCACGGGCGCGCACTGCGGCCAGAGCAGACAGTGCGCGATGGCCATGCGCATGTCCGCCGTGCCCATCTGGGCCAGCAGCGAACCGTCGGCCAGTTCCACCATGGAATGGACCACGGACTGGGGGTGCACCAGCACGCGGATGCGCTCGCTGGGCACGCCGTAAAGCTGGAAGGCTTCGGCCACTTCCAGACCCTTGTTCATCAGCGTGGCGGAATCAATGCTGATTTTCGCGCCCATGCTCCAGTTGGGATGCCTGAGGGCCTGCTCCACAGTGACCTGGCGCAGTTCCGCCGCGCTTTTGCCGCGAAAGGGACCGCCCGAGGCGGTGAGCACCAGGGCGGCCACTTCCTGGCCGCGCCCGGCCAGACATTGAAAAATGGCGTTGTGCTCGGAATCCACCGGCAGGATGACCGCGCCGGTGCGGGCGCAGATGTCGCGCACCAGACCACCGGCCAACACCAGGGATTCCTTGTTGGCCAGGCAGACGACCTTGCCGGAGAGCGCCGCCGCCAGAGTGCCTGCCAGTCCGGCCGCGCCCACCTGCGCCGAAAGTACGGTGGAGGCTTCAGGCAGGGCCGCCAGTTGCGCGTAGCCCTCACGTCCCGTCAGAATGCGCGGCCTGTACCCGGAGGGCAGCAGGGCCCCCAGCCCGGCGGCGGCCGCCTCGTCCAGAACGGCCAGAAAGGGCGGGCGGTGGCGCTCGGCCTGCGCCGCCAGACGCGTCACATTGCGGGCGCAGGCCAGACCCAGCACACGGAAAAAGTCCGGCCGGGCTTCCACCACGGCCAGAGCGTTACGCCCGATGGAACCGGTGGCGCCCAGAATAACCAGACCGCGCGGCGTCTCATGCTGCCAGCGCCCGGAGGGCGGCCCTGATATGTAGTCGATCGCCGGGCCGCCTTGGCCCGGCCAGAGTTCTGCCATTGTATTTTTCTGTTTCCGTGAACCCGCCGTGGGGAGAAAGGACCCGCGCGGCGATGGATTTTGTTCCCTGACAAGGAAGGCGTCCGCTGCGGTTCAGGGATAGTGCAAACCGGTACAGACCAGAACCGCAGCGGACGCCTGACGCGGTTCAGGGGGCAAAAGACGCGTTGCGCGGGTCCTTTCTCAGAAGAAGAAAAACCACTGGTCCACAACCGCCACCATGGGCATGGCGAACAGCAGGCTGTCCGCGCGGTCCAGAATGCCGCCGTGTCCGGGCAGGAGGGAACCGGAATCCTTGACGTGGACCGAGCGCTTCAACGCGGACTCGAAGAGGTCGCCCACCTGGGCGAAGGCATTGACCGCCACGCCCAGCAGGGCAAAGGAGAACCAGCCCACCTTGCCGTAAATTTCACCGTACACGGCGCAGAAGATCACGCAGGCCACCAGGCTGCCCACAGCGCCTTCGGAACTCTTGTTGGGGCTCACGCGCGGCCAGAGTTTGTGATGCCCGAAGCGGGTGCCCACGAAATAGGCGGCGGTGTCGGACACGGCCACGGCGGCGAGCACGAAGACCAGCTTGACTGTGGAGAGGTAGGTGGCCGGCAGCAGCAGCAGGGGAATGTAGGCCAGCCCGGCCATGAAAATGCCGCTGTCCGAGAAGGGATTTTCCTCCTCCACCACGTTCCAGCGGAACAGAAAGGTCATGGCCGCCAGCACAAAGCCCGCGCCCAGGCAGACCAAGGCGTCCTGCGGCCGGTTCAGCCAAGTCAGGCAGAGCATGCCCCAGCCCAGGGCGATGGCGCAGATCCGGCTGGGGATGCGCTCTGTGGGGCCCCAGAACAGCGAATAGAATTCCCAGAGGCCCAGAGCGGCGACCAGCAGGATGACGAAGAGCAGAGGCCAGCCCCGCAGCCAGAGCACGAGCAGCAGGACGGCGGCCAGAGCCAGACCGGTAATGATGCGGCGGATGTCGACGGCATGGTCAACAGACATCGATTTGCTCCTGTGTTTTGCCGAAGCGGCGCGAGCGCCCGGCATAGACGGCCAGCGCTTCGCGCAACTGGTCCGCCCCGAAATCGGGCCAGGGCACGGGCGTGAAATACAGCTCGCTGTAGGCGCACTGGTAGAGCAGGTAATTGCTCAGGCGCTGCTCGCCGCTGGTGCGGATGAGCAGGTCCGGATCGGGCTGTCCGGCGGTATAGAGGCGTTCTGCCAGGCTTTCCTCAGTGACGTCTTCGGGCCGCGCGTTTTCACGCAGAAAGGTCCGCACGGCGCGCACCAGTTCGGCGCGGCCGCCGTAATTGAGGGCCAGGTTCAGGGTCATTTCCCGCCCGGCTTCCGTGCGGCTCATGGCGTGGCGCAGGGCCGTGCGCTGGGGCAGGGGCAGGCCGTCCAGGTCACCCAGCACCTTGAGAGCGATGCCCTTTTCTTCCATCAGCGGCACCTCGCGGCGCAGAAATTCCAGCAGCAGGCTGAACAGGGCGCTGATTTCGGCCTTGGGCCGGTTCCAGTTTTCGCTGGAAAAGGCGTAGAGGGTCAGATGGCGGATGCCCAGTTCCCGGCATTCCGTGACCACATTGCGCACGGTTTCGGCTCCGGCGCGGTGCCCGGCCGAGCGCGGCAGGCCGCGCGCCTGGGCCCAGCGGCCGTTGCCGTCCATGATGATGGCGATGTGCGCGGGCAGATTGTCCGGGATGTCTTGAGCTTGAATCATTGAAGAATGCCTATACGGACTGCTCCAACAAGCAGTAAAAAAACGAACATCCCACATCGGCAACAGGGGAAGTTTTTCCGTCGTCGGCGTCAATCTTCGCTTGGGCCTCCGGTCATGGACGAGAAGAGTCCACTCCTGTCGGCCCAAGCTTGATTTCCTTGCCGACGGAAAAACTTCCCCTGTTGTCTAGATGTCCATGATTTCCTTTTCCTTGCCCGCGCACTTCTTGTCCACCTCGCCCACGAACTTGTCCGTGAGCTTCTGGACGTCGTCCACAGCCTTTTTCAGCTCGTCCTCGGTGATTTCCTTGTCCTTTTCCAGCTTTTTCAGACCGTCGTTGGCGTCGCGGCGAACATTGCGCACGGCCACCTTGGCCTCTTCGCTGTACTTGCGGGCCACTTTGACGAGATCCTTGCGGCGCTCCTCGGTAAGCGGCGGAATGACGATGCGGATGATCTTGCCGTCGTTGACCGGGGTCAGACCCAGGTCGGACTTGAGAATGGCCTTTTCCACCACCGCGATGCCGCCCTTGTCCCAGGGCTGGATGGTCAGGGTGCGGCTGTCGGGCACGGCCACCGAGGCCATCTGGCTGATGGGCGTGGGCGTGCCGTAATAGTCGGCCTTGATGCCGTCCACCAGGGCGGTGGAGGCGCGGCCTGTGCGCAGTTTGGCGAAGTCGCGGTCCAGCGCGGCCAGGGCCTTTTCCATGCGGTCCTCAGCGTCCAGAAGGGTGCTGTCGATATCCATCAATCCTCACTCCTTGGGTGGATGAAAAACTCGGGGACGCGCGGAAAACGGTCGTTCGGGCCGTTGCGCGCGGCGGGCGCGCCCCTCAATTTTCCTGTACGATGGTGCCCACGGCCTCGCCCAGCACGGCCCGGCGGATATCCCCGCCGAACATGCGGCAGACGATGATGGGCAAATTGTTGTCGCGCACCAGGGCGAAAGCCGTGGCGTCCATGACGCCCAGACGGCGCGCGAGCGTCTCGTCGTAGCTGATACTGTCGAATTTCACGGCGTCGCGGTGCTTGGCCGGGTCCTTGTCATAAATGCCGTCCACCTTGGTGGCCTTGATGATGGCGTCGCATTTCAGTTCCATGCCGCGCAGGGCCGCCGTGGTGTCGGTGGTGAAATAGGGATTGCCCGTGCCCGCGGCGCAGATCACCACCCGGCCTTTTTCCAGGTGGCGCAGAGCACGGCGGCGGATGAAGGACTCGCAGACTTCCTGCATGGTGATGGCTGAGAGCACCCGCGTGGGGTAGCCCTGCTTTTCCAGCATGTCCTGGACGGCCAGGGCGTTGAGCACCGTGGCCAGCATGCCCATGTAGTCCGCCGAGGAACGCTCCATGCCCTTGGCCGAGCCCGAAAGCCCGCGAAAAATATTGCCCCCGCCGATGACCAGCGCCATCTCCACGCCCATGTCGAGCACGGTGCCGATTTCGCCGCAGATGGCGGCCACGGTTTCAGGATCAATGCCGGTTTTCTGCTCGCCCGCCAGGGCTTCGCCGCTCAGTTTGAGCAGCACGCGCTTGTATTTGAGTGAGGGCATGGCTCCGCCTTGGTAAAAGCCGCTGAAAGGATACGCCTGCCGCCGGAACGGGTACAGAACCGTGTCGTGCCGTCCTGTAACGGACAAGTCATAGCAGAAAACACGTCCGGCTCAAAGTCTTTTTACCCTGTCAGGGCCGTGCCGCCGTGTCGGCGGAGTCGGGAAGTCCGGGCAGAGGCCATTCCTCCACGCGGAAGGGCAGGCTTTGGGACATTTCCGCCAGTGCGCGGCGCACGGCGCGCTCCCGCTGGGGCGAAAAGACCAGCTTGAGCAGGGCCGGACGGCGTTCCAGCACGGTGAAATAGGCGCAATTGTCGTAGGCTTCCAGCAGAAAGCGGAACAGGGCCACGTGCTCCGGCGCGAGACGCAGCAGCAGACGGCCGCTGCGACACGGCGGCCGCAGGGGAGGCCCTGTCCGGCGGCGGCCGCGCAGGGCCGGAGGCGGGGCGGCTGCCGGACGGGGAGCCGTGCCCATCAGTACCAGCCCAGCCAGCGGGCCAGGATCACCAGGCCGATGCCGAAGGCGATGGTCACGAAGTAGTTTTTGCCCCACCAGGCCACCAGCAGGGCGGGCAGGGAGACCATCAGAAAGAGGTTGGACGTGCCGATGTTGAAGCGTCCCTCGTAGAAGAGCACGTCCGGTCCCACCAGGGCGGCCATGACCGCCACCGGCACAAAGGAGAGCCAGTGACGCAGCAGCGGAGGCAGGCAGTCGCCTTTGAGAAAGGTCACGGGCAACACCTTGGGCAGCTGGGTCACCAGCACGCTGCCCAGAACGCAGAGCAGCAGCGCGCCGTGGGCGTCGATCCATGCGGTCATTCCCGGATTCATGGCCGGACCTCCGAGGTTGCGGGTTGCGCGGGACGTGTCTCGCCGCTGTCCGACCCGCCGCCGGGCGCGTTCAGGCCGGGGCCGCGCCGGGCGTAGAGCAGCAGCACGCCCAGGCTCGCGCCCAGAACGGTGGCCACGGCCACATTCCACTGGCTCATGCCCGCGGCTTTCAGGGCGATGGACAGGACCGTGGTGAACAGGGCCACCAGCACATGCAGGCGGCTCACGCACTGGGGCACCAGCAGGGCCAGAAACATGGCGGTAAGCGCGTAATCCAGGCCCAGCGGCCGGACGTCGCTGACCAGTTCGCCGCAGAAGGCGCCCACGGTGCAGCCGATGACCCAGGCCAGATGGGTGGTGCTGTTGCAGATGTACATGACGCCGGGGTTGAGCGGCCAGCCGCGTTGCAGGGCCGTGATGTGCACGGCGAAGGTTTCGTCCGTGAGGCCCAGGCCCAGCAGAAAGCGCTGCCCGCGCGGCAGGCGGGCCAGCCAGGGGGATTCGGCGGCGGACATTAGCAGATAGCGCAGATTGACGATGAAGACCGCCGCGATCACCGACAGAATGCCAGCGCCCGCGCCCCAGAGACTGGCGAAGACGAACTGGCCCGAGCCGGAAAACATCAGCACGGCCATGGCCACGGCCAGGGACGGGGGAATATTGTTTTTGACCGCCAGCACGCCGAAGGCGAAGCCCACGGGCACATAGCCCAGCACAATGGGCAGGGCGCGCCGCAGGCCTTCCGCCGGAGGTGAGGCTGTGGCAGGACTCGACATAGGACTGACCTCAGCGTAAAAGTAAACTATATGAGCTACTCTTTTTGATTCGCTCTGGCAAGTTTATGGAGGATTGCATGGACGAAACCCCCTTTGCCGCATTACAGCGCGACGCCACGGGCTATCAGCGCTCCTGCGCGCTTACGGCCGCGGCTGAACTGGATTTTTTCACGCTCATTCTGCGCAACGGCAACCGGATGAGCGCCCTGGCCCTGGCGGAAGAGCGCGGCGTGGACGCGCGCGGCGCGGCTGTCCTGCTGGATGCCCTGACCGGCATGGGCTACCTGGAGAAAACCGCGCCCGCCGTGGCGGGCGGCCCGGCGGTCTACACTGTGCCCGAGGTCTGGCGGGAGGCGCTGGACAGCCGCCATCCCCTTTCCTACGTGCCCATGCTGCGGCATATGGCCAATGCCCAGCGGGGCTGGGCGGAACTGGCGCGCACGGTCCGGGACGGCAGACCCCAGACCCGGCGGCCCAGCATTCTCGGCGCGGAAGAGGATGACCGCTCTTTCATCATGGGCATGAATTCCATAGCCGTGCGCACGGCGGGGCCCCTGGCGGCTGCCCTGCAACGGGCCGGAGTGCTGGATTTCGCCGCGAGCCCGGCCCGGATTCTGGATGTGGGCGGCGCGTCCGGCACCTATACCCAGGCCTTTCTGGAAATCCTGCCCACGGCCGAAGCCCTGATTTTCGACCGCCATGTGGGTATTGAGGCCGCGCGGCGGCGTTTCGCGGGCACGCCCCTGGAGGGCCGGGTGCATTTTCAGGCCGGGGATTTTTATCAGGACGCCCTGCCCTCCGGTTTTGATCTGGCCTGGATCAGCGCCATCATCCACCAGCACGGGCGGGAGCAAAGCCGCGCGCTCTACCGCAACGTCCTTCAGGCTCTGAAGCCCGGCGGCAGGGTGGCCGTGCGCGATTTCATCATGAGCGCGGACGGGACCAGTCCGGCGGCCGGAACCCTGTTCGGCCTGAACATGCTGGTGCACTGCGCCGAGGGCAGGGTCTACACCTTTGAGGAAGTGCGGGAGGATCTGGAATTCGCGGGCTTCACGGCCGTGAAACTGGCCGTGCCCGCTGAAACCATGTCGGCTGTGGTCAGCGCCGTGCGGCCGTAAGCGGGACTTCGAATTCTTTTGCGTTTGAGTCAGGCCGCGAACCCTAAATTTCCCTCTGGTCCTGCCGATAAAAGAAGCGTAGTCTGGTATGGTGTCCGGCATCCGGTATGGGCCGCGCCGCCTGTCTGAAGTTTTTGTCGTCCTGAGGTAAAAGGAATATGCCCGAAGCTCTGGAAAGCATCAGCGCCCGTGCTGTGGGGCCGTTGGCGCCGTCCGCTTCCGTCGCCGGTTCCGGCGGCGCGGCCAGGGATGAGCGCGGCCGGGAGTCGGGCGCGTTCAGCCTGCCGGGCCGTGCGGACCAGAACGGCGACGGTTCGCGGCTGAGCGGCGCGGCCCTGACGGACAGTCTCAGCCTGAGTCCCGAAGCTCAACAGCAGTTGCGCGAGCTGAAACAGCGTGACGCCGAAGTGCGCGCCCACGAAGGGGCACATATGGCGGCGGGCGGCGCGCATGTGACCGGCGGGGCCGACTATACCTATCAGAAAGGGCCGGACGGGCGGCAGTACGCCATCGGCGGCCATGTTTCCATTGACGCCTCGTCCGTGCCGGGCGACCCGGAGGCCACCAAGGAAAAGGCGCAACAGGTGCGCCGCGCGGCCCTGGCGCCGGGCGAACCTTCCGGCCAGGACCGGCAGGTGGCGGCCCGCGCCGCCGCCCAGGAAGCCCGCGCCGAGCGGGACAAGCGGAAAGAGGAAGCAGAGGAGAGCCGGAGCGCGGCCGCATCCGGCGGCGTCCCGGACGCGCCTGTTTCCGCCGGAGCGGAGTCTCTTGCCGCCGCTGCTCCCGCTGATGGCGTGGACCCCGGCGCTCCGGACGCGTCCACGGAAAGCATCGCCGCTGCCGCGTCGGCCGGGGCGTCCCCGCTGAACGGTCCGGCGGAGCTGCTCACACGCCGCCGCGCTGCGGGCGCGTATGCCGACATGTCCATGCGCGGCGTCATGCCCACGGCCCTGGCTCCCGGGGGCACGGGCATCTCCCTCCAAGTCTAGGCGCTGTTTCTAACTTGGTTTTTTTGCCTTACGGCTTCGTCATTTCTGTTGCCTTCATCCGTAGTCTCCTTCGTCACAACGGTTGAAGCAAGTACCGTTGAGAGCACGCTCTTTTCGTAAAAAGCTTGCTTTCCTCGCCGCAAAGGCAAAACTCCTCAATTTAGAAACAACTCCAAGTGCGGCCTTCTTCCGTTACCGCAGCGTGTCAGTTGGAGAAATAATGGGCGTCATCCGCCTTGTCGTCCAGGTGCAGATTTGTGGCCAAGGTCATGGCCGCCCTGTATATTTTCACGACATCGCCCATGTGCTGAACGCCCAATCCGCCGAAGATACGCCTCGCTTCGTCCACATTGCCCGCCTCAAGGCAGAGTACGGCATTCAGCCAGGGATAAAAGCAGCCTTCTTTTCGGGTGAGCGCGTTTCTCACGTCCTCGCTCAGCGAGGTCCGGGCCAGAAGATCCTCGAAAGACATATGGTACATGGCGTCCAGAGTGGAAAAAAGCCCCAGCGCGAAAAGCTGCTCCGCATACGGGCGGCCGATGAAGGCCGCCGTGTTGCGCAGAAAATGCGCCCGGAAAATGCAGATCGTGGTCAGCTCCCGGGCGGTGTCGGAGGTGTGGAACTGGTCGGCAATAAGCATGGCCGCAAGCCAGCGGCACAGCCGGTCCAGGCCGATAAAGGCGATGGCCTGTTTGATGGAGTCTATTCTGGTGGTGACGGAAAATGCCACCGAATTGGCGAAATTGAGCAGTCTGAGCGCCAGTTGCGGACTGTGGGAAAGAAGCATCTGCAGTTTTTGCAGCTTTACGTTTCCCGACATCAGGTAGCAGAGCACCCGCAGCTTGGTATGTGCGTCGGGCGCCAGCCGTTTGGCGGAGATCAGTTCGGGCCGCTGGAAGTAAAAGCCCTGGAGCAGTTCATAGCCGTTTTCCCTGGCCCAGTGCGCCTCCTCGGAGCTTTCCACTTTTTCCGCCAGCATGGTCACGCCGCGATGGCGTAACGCCCGTGAGACCTGGGACAGTTGTTCCGCGCTGGCGCTCCGCAAGTCCACCTTCACGATATCGGCAATCTCAACAAAACCTTCCATGTCCGGCTGCCCGGTATAATCATCCAGCGCCAGGGTATAACCTTGGGATTTGAGATGACGGAGAACTTCCACATTCTCCCGGGTACAAGGCACGGTTTCCAGAATTTCGAGAACGCATCTGCCGGGTGAAATGGATTCGGGTATCCCGGTGCGCAACAGATCGTCAGGTATATTTATGAATACCTTGGCATGGGGCGCGGTATGGCTGGAGGCAAAAGCAATGCCGTCCACAATGATTTCCGAGGTCGCCTGGCTTTGATTCCGAATATTGGCCGCGGTAAGATTAAACTGATCCCGAAAGAGCAATTCATATCCGTATAGATTCCCGCGTGCGGTAAATATCGGTTGTCGTGCAAAAAAAAGCATATTTGAATTGACCGGCAGGATGCCGGGAAGTTATTTGTGGCGGCCGTACATTTTGCCGATTTTTTTATTTCAAATATATAAGTATCAATAATCGGAAAAGAGGAACAATTATTGCGATTGTTCGATGATGCATTCTCGACATCTGAAAAAATCATACAATATGGAAAATTATTTCGCAATATTTACGTTAAGTGAAAAATATGTGGCCGAATTCCTGTGGGGACCCTGAAACGCAAAAATTATCCTGCCCGGCATAATGGTTTTTCCCGCGACGGGAAGCCGGGAGGCCGGAACGAACCGGCATGGCCTGAGCGCATATACGTGGACTATGGGCTTGCATGCCGGCTGCCGCTGAAACTTTTTGACGATATCCCGGACAAGCGGGCCATGCAATATCTTGCTAATTATTTATAGATTAATTTCTTATGTTTCCGCAGCGGATTTTTCGCGACGGCGAGGGGGGCGGCTTTTTTGTTCTTGACAATGACGCTTATTTTTTAATAAACGATAATTAATAAATATGCGGCGCGAGAAAATACGCTTGCATGACAGGCTTCACCGACCCGCCTGTCCACCCCAACCCGGAGGAAATCCGTATGTCATCCGTTTTCCGATGCATGGCCCAGACTGAAAGCGTTGCCGTCTCTCTGACCCGCCTGGGGCTCATTGTGGTCCTGCTCTGGATCGGCGGCCTGAAAGTCGCGCCCTATGAGGCGGACGGCATTGTGCCCTTTGTGGCCGAAAGCCCTTTTATGAGCTTTTTGATGAACAACCCTGCGGACTACCGGGCGCACATGAATCCCGAAGGCAAGCTGGTGCCGGAAAACCGTCAGTGGCATCAGGAGCACGGCACCTATACGGCCTCGCATATCATCGGCGCGATCATCGTCAGCCTGGGCATTCTGCTCTGCTTTCAGCCCTGGCTGCCGCAGGTGGCGGCAATAGGCGGGCTGCTGGTGTTCGGCATGTCCCTGGTCACGCTCTCTTTCTTGATCACCACGCCGCAGGTCTGGGTGCCCAATCTGGGCGACGCGGAGCACGGTTTCCCCTATCTGAGCGGCAGGGGACGGCTGGTAATTAAGGACGTCATCATGATGGGCGCGGCTCTGGTCTGCATGGCCGACTCGGCAAAAAAATACCTGCGCCGCCGCACTGCGGCGGCCTGAACGGGAGGACGGCATGAACAGCTCCATTATGACTTCTTTTCGCGGCCCGGCCGCTTGTGCGGCCCTGTATTGTCTGCTAGCCCTGTTGTGCATGGGCGTTGCCTCTGAAACTCAAGCCAAGGATGTTTCAATGAATACTGATATGCAGCATGGCCTGATGCGGAAAAAGGCCCACGGCGATCTGGACACGGTCTGGAAGCGTCTGCTCGACACGCTCACGGCGGCCAAAGCGCCGGTATTTGCCACAGTGGACCACAGGGCCAACGCCCAGGGCGCGGGTCTGGATATGACCGGCGCGCGGGTGGTGATTTTCGGCAATCCCGCCGTGGGCACGGCCCTGATGCAGGCCGCCCCGGAAGCGGCCCTGGACCTGCCTCTGAAGATTCTGGTCTGGGAGAGTCCGGACGGCGTCATGCTGAGCTGGAGCGATCCCGCCTGGATCGCGGGCCGTTACGGGGCCGCCCCCAATCTGGAAGTGGTGGCCAAGATGCGCGGCATGCTGGAGAAGCTCACCAGCGCCGCAGCCGGTTCATAGAACGGGAACAATACTCTCCCATAACCCTGAAAGAGGCCGCATTAATGCGGCCTCTTTCAGGCTGTTGACAAAGTCGGCAGCCCCGAAAATCAGGAGTAGGTCGCAGCTTTGCTGCGCCGTTAAGCGATTGATTTTCCTGCCTTTCCGCCCGGCGAGTTTTCTTGAAAACGAGCCGAAGGCGGCGCAAACGCCGCGAAGCGGGGTTTGTCATTCGTCTGAGGCCGCATTAATGCGGCCTCTTTTACTGTCTGCGCCGGAGAGAAGGGTTACTGCTGTTTGGCTTTCTTGCGGGTCTGCTTGGCGGCGGGCGTGGGTTTGGCCGGGGTTTCCGGTTTGCCCTGGGCGCGGATCACGGCCCTGGCGTCGGGATCGCCGTTTTTGGCGGCCAGGCGGTACCAGCGGGTGGCCTCGCTCAGATTACGGGGCACGCCGGTGCCCTGATCATACATCAGGCCAAGGCTGTACTGGGCGGCGGGCTCGTTTTGTTCGGCGGCCTTGCGGTACCATTCCACGGCCTTGTTGTAATCCTGCGGCACGCCCCGGCCCTGCTCGTACATGAAGCCGAGATTGTACTGGGCTTCGGCGTAGCCGCGCTCGGCGGCGCGGGTGTACCACTGCACTGCTTTGGACGGATCCTGCGCGTAGCCGCGCCCCTCGGCATACATGAAGGCCAGATTGTTCTGGGCCTTGACATGATCCTGCTCGGCGGCTTTTTCAAACCAGTGCACGGCCTTGGTGTCGCTCTGGTTTTCGCCCTTGCTGTTCAGATAGGTCCAGCCCAGGGAATACTGGGCGTCGGCCAGCCCCTGATTGGCGGCCCGGCTGTACCAGTCAATGGCCGCGTTTTCATCCTTGGCCACGCCCCGGCCGTAGGCA from Desulfovibrio porci carries:
- a CDS encoding DUF302 domain-containing protein; the protein is MNTDMQHGLMRKKAHGDLDTVWKRLLDTLTAAKAPVFATVDHRANAQGAGLDMTGARVVIFGNPAVGTALMQAAPEAALDLPLKILVWESPDGVMLSWSDPAWIAGRYGAAPNLEVVAKMRGMLEKLTSAAAGS
- a CDS encoding EAL and HDOD domain-containing protein, translating into MLFRDQFNLTAANIRNQSQATSEIIVDGIAFASSHTAPHAKVFINIPDDLLRTGIPESISPGRCVLEILETVPCTRENVEVLRHLKSQGYTLALDDYTGQPDMEGFVEIADIVKVDLRSASAEQLSQVSRALRHRGVTMLAEKVESSEEAHWARENGYELLQGFYFQRPELISAKRLAPDAHTKLRVLCYLMSGNVKLQKLQMLLSHSPQLALRLLNFANSVAFSVTTRIDSIKQAIAFIGLDRLCRWLAAMLIADQFHTSDTARELTTICIFRAHFLRNTAAFIGRPYAEQLFALGLFSTLDAMYHMSFEDLLARTSLSEDVRNALTRKEGCFYPWLNAVLCLEAGNVDEARRIFGGLGVQHMGDVVKIYRAAMTLATNLHLDDKADDAHYFSN
- a CDS encoding putative metalloprotease CJM1_0395 family protein; the protein is MPEALESISARAVGPLAPSASVAGSGGAARDERGRESGAFSLPGRADQNGDGSRLSGAALTDSLSLSPEAQQQLRELKQRDAEVRAHEGAHMAAGGAHVTGGADYTYQKGPDGRQYAIGGHVSIDASSVPGDPEATKEKAQQVRRAALAPGEPSGQDRQVAARAAAQEARAERDKRKEEAEESRSAAASGGVPDAPVSAGAESLAAAAPADGVDPGAPDASTESIAAAASAGASPLNGPAELLTRRRAAGAYADMSMRGVMPTALAPGGTGISLQV
- a CDS encoding AzlC family ABC transporter permease, giving the protein MSSPATASPPAEGLRRALPIVLGYVPVGFAFGVLAVKNNIPPSLAVAMAVLMFSGSGQFVFASLWGAGAGILSVIAAVFIVNLRYLLMSAAESPWLARLPRGQRFLLGLGLTDETFAVHITALQRGWPLNPGVMYICNSTTHLAWVIGCTVGAFCGELVSDVRPLGLDYALTAMFLALLVPQCVSRLHVLVALFTTVLSIALKAAGMSQWNVAVATVLGASLGVLLLYARRGPGLNAPGGGSDSGETRPAQPATSEVRP
- a CDS encoding DUF417 family protein produces the protein MSSVFRCMAQTESVAVSLTRLGLIVVLLWIGGLKVAPYEADGIVPFVAESPFMSFLMNNPADYRAHMNPEGKLVPENRQWHQEHGTYTASHIIGAIIVSLGILLCFQPWLPQVAAIGGLLVFGMSLVTLSFLITTPQVWVPNLGDAEHGFPYLSGRGRLVIKDVIMMGAALVCMADSAKKYLRRRTAAA
- a CDS encoding tetratricopeptide repeat protein; the encoded protein is MSMISRYFLLFLLAAGLLCCPAALSLPSLVPAALADDAGDLREVQAAINAADYGKAVGLLKPLADAGNAEALYVLGRLTLDGKGVKKNEQRAALFFRQAAEKGDISAQNAWGTALASGQGVRRNYREAARWFRKAAEQGLAMAQYNLGYLHAYGRGVAKDENAAIDWYSRAANQGLADAQYSLGWTYLNSKGENQSDTKAVHWFEKAAEQDHVKAQNNLAFMYAEGRGYAQDPSKAVQWYTRAAERGYAEAQYNLGFMYEQGRGVPQDYNKAVEWYRKAAEQNEPAAQYSLGLMYDQGTGVPRNLSEATRWYRLAAKNGDPDARAVIRAQGKPETPAKPTPAAKQTRKKAKQQ
- a CDS encoding methyltransferase yields the protein MDETPFAALQRDATGYQRSCALTAAAELDFFTLILRNGNRMSALALAEERGVDARGAAVLLDALTGMGYLEKTAPAVAGGPAVYTVPEVWREALDSRHPLSYVPMLRHMANAQRGWAELARTVRDGRPQTRRPSILGAEEDDRSFIMGMNSIAVRTAGPLAAALQRAGVLDFAASPARILDVGGASGTYTQAFLEILPTAEALIFDRHVGIEAARRRFAGTPLEGRVHFQAGDFYQDALPSGFDLAWISAIIHQHGREQSRALYRNVLQALKPGGRVAVRDFIMSADGTSPAAGTLFGLNMLVHCAEGRVYTFEEVREDLEFAGFTAVKLAVPAETMSAVVSAVRP